The Aquipuribacter hungaricus genome segment TGAAGCCGAGGAGCTCGTAGCTGAGGAAGCCCATCGCCTGGTCGAAGCCGTCGGGGGCCCGGGTGTCCACGAGCGGGACGACGGGCAGCGTGATCGTCACCTCGCCGGGCCGCCCGTCCGCCGCCAGCCAGCCCGACATGGTGCGGAACGTCATGGGACCGCTCTCCAGGCCCTGCTCGAGCAGCCAGTGGGCGGTGGCCAGGGTGGCGTGGCCGCAGAGCTCGACCTCGATGGACGGGGTGAACCAGCGCAGCCGGTACCGGGAGCCCCCGAGCGGCTCGACGAACGCGGTCTCCGACAGCGCGAACTCCGCGGCGACCTGCTGCATCCAGCGCGGCGACGGGGTCGGGGCGTCGGCGGGGAGCAGGACGACGGCCGCCGGGTTCCCGGCGAAGGCCCGGTCGGTGAACGCGTCGACGACGGCAGCCCTCATGGCGGCATCGTCACAGACCGCCTGCTGGTTGTCCCCCAGGGCACGCGGACGGTGACGACGCGCCGCGCGGGGAGGCCGGGTGGTGCGGTCGGGCGGCGTCAGCCGGTGAGGACGCG includes the following:
- a CDS encoding PhzF family phenazine biosynthesis isomerase — protein: MRAAVVDAFTDRAFAGNPAAVVLLPADAPTPSPRWMQQVAAEFALSETAFVEPLGGSRYRLRWFTPSIEVELCGHATLATAHWLLEQGLESGPMTFRTMSGWLAADGRPGEVTITLPVVPLVDTRAPDGFDQAMGFLSYELLGFTGQSEALQRNAMVLVDPVDLRDVTLNLRKLASLPLGGVIVTAAADETAAARGVDVLSRYFAPALGIDEDPVTGSAHATLAGYWCRQLGRSSFRAWQLSERGGALDVVLDDRGEEPVVHLTGGAVTMMDVTLRV